The Mastacembelus armatus chromosome 24, fMasArm1.2, whole genome shotgun sequence sequence aaaaacaggaagaagtgAATTTATTTCCTCATTCGTGGTCCACAGGCCTGGTTAAATCCGCCTGTGTACAGAATCAGACATTAGGTAGTGCCTCACCTTTGTCACCTCCATGGCTACACCTTCGGGAAGGTTCCTCTGGATGTATTCCAGGTACACCTGTGCTGTGCTGCCTGTTAAATGAGACAACTGCAAACCAACAGAAGAGACACTTTAAACTAAACCTGTTCATCATGAACCCTTGTGAAGACTGAAGAAAAATTTTTGTCAGTCATTCAGTCTAGAACCCTAAGGACTTTTGTCCTGTATGCTCCTTtatctgctaaaaaaaaaaaaaaaatcagaaggGTTTAGACTGCTCACCTCAATGCACCGGTAGTGCGTCCTCATCTCGTACTGGACTCTGTGTTTTTTGAAGATGTGTACTGATTTCAGGAGAGTTAACCTCTCCATATGTTTGTTAGGTTCAAACCTGTTGCAGAGGAAGACATATTGAAAATCACAGCACTAGGAATATACTTTAAAAAGCATAAGGGCCAGATTAGGGCTGTTAAAACTCACACTTTGCTGATGTTGATGCCCAGCTCCTTAGCAGCTGTGGTGGCGAAGAACTCATAACTGTCCAACACAGCTCTGTCATGACCTTTAACCAAAACTGACACCTTCTGAAACAGGGTGTCAGGTTCATCTGCGACTGTGATCTGCAAGGAAACACAATAAAGAAGAAACCACATGCATGTGATACAGGTCTCCTTATATGTATTAAACAAGAACAGAGATTAATAAAGACTGATAAGTTACCGATGGTGCTGCAGATGAAAACGCTGTCGCTGTGTGGAAGGACGATGTCAATGGGAGACGGGAGCTGCAGAGACAAGGATGAAGACATTTCTGgcatattatttattatttattatcagcATGCACAAATATTTAATTGACAATAAGAAAACTTTATAGTTTAAAACCACTAAATACATTATAACTGTTGCAGATGTAAACATGTGGCATGTTGTTGAcaaggcaaacaaacaaacaaaaacactgcatctCCAAACTGATTTTAGGATCATTCAGCTTGTTTATGGATCAACTAACGACAAAACACTCTAAATGTGAGAGACAGACGTTGACCTATATGTTGCAGCCTTGGACACCtatgaataaacattttattagttttattatgCCATAAAAAAAGGTTGTTCCTACCTGataacattacattttctgtGACCTGCACAGGCGCCCAGAGTCCTTGGTCCCTGGAAATAAATAAACGCACATGAACAGACATGTAGAAATGACATTCACTCTGCTGCGCCAAACTATGGGGTCTGCTGATCAACCACGCTTCATTTCCCTAATCTGAAGAACTGTCAGGTTCTCAAAcgtgcaaaacaaaaacgttAAAAGTTCGTTACTGTACCAAATGTGAGATTCCTGCCAGTATCCTTGCCAAAGACAACACCTCTCGCCGGAGAGCCATAGGAGCAGCCATGCTTGCGGAGAAGGTGGAAccagaagaagcagaagaattGAACAATACTGCCCTCATGTGTAGCGGAGGGTCAACTGGTACATTTAcctcaattcaattttaaacctacattttattactttttcatGGCAGGGTTAACCTCCTAGGCCTCCCTGCTGACACCAGCTCTTTAGGAACTAAGTATATTTACTGACATATTGTACGTAAGTACAGTTTTGAGGCACTGGTACTTTATTTGGGCATTTCTCTCCCTTCATATGTTGAAATATCAAGCCTACCTGACCTGTAATTAACATAAATATGATGCCATGCTGTTTTAAATGAGCCACTAATGTGTAAATGAATTCAAACTAGCTCCACCTTTACTTTTACCTACACATGATAATATACATCCATCCAACATCTATACCCttttattcctaaccagggtcacagggatcagctggaccCTGTGACCCTGGACTCCCCTGtgaccctgcctttcacccaaagagtgaaaggcaggggtccaccctggacaggtcaccagtcatgtttttgtaatattaataatacaGTACTATACCCAAATAGAGGCCAGTTTGCTGCACTGAGTATTTTAACTTATCATAgtagattttttaaataatacttcagtatttcttttctattttactTAACCAAAACATAGTTCAATGTAGTTGCATAATTAATACCTTCACTTTAGACATTTTTGTGCAACACTTTTACTTTTGTGAAATGTGTtgatgaaatgttgtttttccataAGTTTAGAAACGTCTAACACCAAATACTTGTCAATAAACAAGTGAATTATAATTGATAATAAAGGTGGCCTTGAGAGCTCAGTGAtgatttaactttaaaaaaaaaaaaatattgatgatTTGACTAATTAATTTGTTTAGTCACGTGTCTGTCACGTGACACAGCTGTCGGGCCCTGGCAGTGCACAGTAGCAGGCTGCAGGCAGAGGTAAGTCCtggttgttgatgttttttgcCGCTGTGTTGATCACAGGTCTGACGTTATTTTGCCACTTTCTCCACTCTGCCGCTGAACTGTTGCTATTTTCAACAGCTGCATGCTAGTATTGTAAACAAAGCTAGCCTTAACGTTAGCGTGTTAGTGACGAGTGCCAGCGGCGGAGGTTCCGTTAGCTGGTCCGTTAGCTGGTCCGTTAGCCGGTTAGCTGTCACGCTGTTCTTTGTGGAGCAGACAACAGATTGACGTTACAACACAAAGAAGGCAGGTGGAGACAGAAAAGGTAAATTCAGCTGCGGACATGCTTGGGTCTGTGGAGCTCACTGAGCTCTGTGTTCAGCCAGCATTCAGGGGCTAGCTGTGGCTAACAGGCTATATTCGTGTCTCAGCTAATAAAACGTTAGTATCACCGGGTCTTTGTTTACGCGAACGTTACAACAGCCTCACGTATTTCACTGGGTTTCTTTGGCTGTGATGTCTTTTTTAGTTTGACTCTACTATACCGTAGCGTTAGATATTATCTTTTCCTCACAATGACAACAGCTTTAATCCAAATGTCTTGGTGTTTTATTATACACAATTTGTCTATCGGGTGTCATTTTATTGTCAGATGAGTTGTTTACGTTTACCTTTTATTGTCTATTTAACCGTTTAGCAGAGAGAGTGTAGTGCAGATTAGTAAACAAAAGCGAGAAATGATGCGTGGCTCCTTTAAATAATTCAGCAATTAGTCAAATATCCTTCCGCCGAGCAGGATAGTCCCAGAACTAACCGAAGGGcgcattaatatttaaattaaaggcGGTGGGAGGCAGGtgagtgttttgttgttacatCACCTGTTCAATACCATAATTTAACCCCTCGTTTGTTTATCGATAGGTTTCTGTGTGATAACGGtaccttctttttttccttttttttttagtgcatgATCCAGCAACCCTCCATGGGATCCCCGAGGCGGGCTGAAAGGACGTGATGACGTTACCGGGAGAAGCGGCTCTCCTGCGGGCTGAGAGCTGATGGAGAGGagtccctgctcctcctctcacACACGCAGCCGGGATCGTATGAGGAGGACACGGAGTCCAGAAATGACACGCTTACCTGGACTCAAACGTTTTCCCACATCACCTGGAAGCGCCGGGATGCGTTGAATGGTTTGGATTGGACCCGTGAAGGAGTTTACAggatcagtttttctttgtctttttttgtgggtgttttttttttggttcagcTGGAATCTGAATAATTTCTTCTGTTGCCTTGTCGTAGAAAAAGCGTCAACAAGGCAGCTGAAATCCAACGCGTCAAAATGACTTGAATCAGTGCCTTTCTTTATGTCTGCAGCCCATTTACCTTCAGCCCTGCAATGTTGACTCGCCCAGTTCCTCTGACCTCACTTGATCACCTTTAATCAGTATTGCAAATCACCCAGATAGCCGAGAGAAGCGCAATTACTATGCACCGTTGTCGCTGTCTCACATCCCACACCGAACCAGTAACCTCAGCGGGGGCGAGGCGCTCATAACGGTACCGACCCCGCCGAAGAACCTCCCTCTCCAGCTGCCCTCCGGGGTACTGtctttttttacaaatttatatTTAGGGGACCGTAGAGACCTGCAGGGATGTTCGCCGCCGTGGAGCATGGCCCGGTTCTGTGCAGTGACTCCAACATCTTGTGCCTGTCCTGGAAGGGCCGGGTGCCCAAGAGCGAGAAGGAGAAACCGGTGTGCAGGAAGCGCTACTACGAGGAAGGATGGCTGGCTACCGGGAACGGTCGAGGGGTTGTGGGGGTCACGTTCACATCCAGCCACTGCAGAAGGGACCGCCCGACCCCGCAGCGAGTAAACTTCAACCTCCGAGGACACAACAGCGAGGTAGGGGGACATTTAAGTTGATAATTAGTTAGAGGATGAAAGCAGACAACTCCAGACAACAGTGGCTTTAAAGGTGATATCCTGAAAGTTTCATGGAGCTTCTGAAAGTTGCTGTCACATTTGgttcttttatatttttgtgattCCTTAAATAGGTTATCTTTCCCATTAGGTGTCTCAAATGTAGGCTGCTGTTATTCCTGACCCCCCACAAGTAGTTTAGAAGTATTAATTAAGgaaaaagtattttatatatttattgtatAAAGATAAAACCACTGCATTAACTCCAGTAACTCTGTAATACAACAGTTAGCACTTCTAATTAGTTAGTTTATGCATCCACACCccttcaaattaaaatcattagtataaaaaaaaatctgcacctTAAACTATAACCAGACATCAGTTTCCTCCATTTAACCTGGTGATTGATTATAGATCAGTCATGCCCCTAGAACAAGCTTCTCAAACCTCACTCCCTTACACCAGGAATGCTGGGAGAATCAAAGTGACTGCCAACTTGTTATCACTTGTCCCTGAGTCAAAGTGCATAGCCTTAGTTTttctatagtttttttttttttccccagtcgGTCAGAGTGTTGAGCAGGTGCAGATCAACGTCCTTGAAGCTGCTACAGTTTAGACTTATTTAGGAGGAGCCTTTGAATCCTACTCAACAGTTTCACTTTATTTGAAGTGTGTGCCAGGCTGTGCACTGGCAGGCTGAGAGTTTTGAGTTTTTCTGCAGTTGGATGAATAAAAACTAACATTTGTGGCAATTGTTTGAAAGTATAACATGTATTATCTCAGTGTCTCCCGGTGTGATACCCTTGAAGTAGCTCACCCTTCAGCTCCCCGgtcaaaacactgcagtgtcGCACTCCCTGGCGCTGCTGATTTCTCTCACAGTAGCAATACCCTCCAAAGTTTCCCACCATTACTGCCCTgaagtcatttattttgttattggaAAGTTCTGCTGAGCAGTGTCCAGGGCTGTTGCACACCATGTGTATGAATATTCCTGTCAGAATATAGCAGTGCTGGCACAAGTGGAGATTGCACACAGGTTGCGTTTTTCTCCTTTTAGTGGGTGTAGCCGTTGGTCAGATGGAGCAAGTGGCTGTGTCAGCAATCCGTAAGGTGGCCGAGGGGAGAGTGGATGAATCCCTATAGAGAGTGACTGAAGCGCAAcagaaatgtcatttaaatCTGCCCATTTGAATGTGGTCCAAGTACTGAAGTGTCCATTTATTGTTGTGGTGTCTGAAGCGTGGAGTGGATTAAACCTACCCAACTTTATTTTGCACACACATTTCTTATTTCATGGtgaatttaacttttttttttttttttttaaattcacatgcAATCGTTGGCTCATCAAAATATAATATGTGTGTCACTATTCATGTCCAGCTGTCCTTGTTTTATTCACCAAATGTTGGTCTGTCTTCATTTTATCCTCATCAGGGTTTGGTAAAGAAAGAATGCTGCATTGGTGTAGAGATGTTTAGTTTTGATGGTCTGTTTTGACTTGAATTGAATTTCGCACTGGAGTGTACCTcgctgtgtgtttgcattctcagttacaaattaaattgttgtattttttagaattgttttcacatttgtttgatttattagCATCCATCAAGTGTCTTTTCACACTAAATGCAGCTGCAACCAAGAGAAAAACTCACATTTCCCCACTGCCCTCTGTGCTCAGTCCAGCACCAGTAATGAAAGCAGTAATGTCCTCTCCATTTCCACTCTTGATTGAATATAAAGCAGTAAATAAATGCTTTGGAAGATGTGAAATCCATTACTCATCCATGCTATGCATAATTTGGGGTTCCTGACAGTGGTGGAAATCACACCATCTAATGAATTCTGTCAAGTTATGACAGATGTGTTCACTCACTTGCATCATTTTCTATCTCAGTTATGATGAGGAGGGCACAGAATGCTGTTTTGCAGTATAAAGCCCAAAAGActtgatttattgttttctaGTCCTGTCTAgtatttgaaatatgttttagaaCAAGCAAAACTCTTCTCAAGGCAAAAAgactgtaatttgtttttaaagagctGTGTTAGGACATCTAAGTCACCTTCCCAAGTCTTCAAAAGCTGCTAACTCAGCAGCCAAAGCCACCATGTCCCCTCACTGTCCTGACCTTTGaatgtcattttcattaaacACTTGTCCTTGACAAGTGTCGTTTCATGCAAACGAGCTGAGGTCATGTTTTGTATGAAcagactcaaaaaaaaaaaaaagccacataaACTCTTTCTGTAGGAGTCAGGATCAATAACTATGCCAGTGTCTGTAGGTTTGGCCATTAAATCCTGTTGATGTATAGGCCTGAGTGTCCGGTGATCATTTTAAAGCAAGCGAGCGTCTGAATGGATGTGACTTTTGGACTTGGTCCAAAGTGGGCAATGTAGTAAAGTAAAGGGCGGACCTTAAGCTGTCAGACATCTGTTAAGAACAGGACCGATGGGTAGAGGACTATATTCCTGTGATTTACACTCAAGTTTCCTCACTCTAAAAAGTTGGAACACCACGTGGCACAGTGAATAAAAGCGTCTTATGTAGTGGTGAGGCTCAGCTGTTATCCTGCTGTGGCAGTAATTCTGAAAGCTCTCTTGATCGTCTTCAGATAATGAAAAGGTTTTCCAAGGCCTCCGGTTCATCCCTGATGAAGGTTTGTCCTCCTCTGTGTCTAACTCCCCTTCAGTCAAGGTGAGTGATAATTACAGGGCAAGAGCTTCAAAGGGAGCCCCCTGTTTGTGTACGGGACCATGCTCCTTTTGTTCCCACAGCCATCTTCTCACAGTGGGTGTCAGGAGCTCACTTCTCTGAATTCtggctttgtgtttttcattgagCTTGGTTGCTTAGCAGAAATGCTCAGACTGAGCCTGTACACTGTGAAGTCAGCCCTGTTTTCTACCTCCTTATCAACAGAGTTACATCTCTACAAACAAAAGGTTGATGTGCTTATACACTGTGGTTTTGGTGACCATTACTTCTGTTGTGTTATTATAGACATGAACCTGTAACATTTCTTATTGATAATTAAAGAGTGTGTGGGGTTTATTTATAGTCACTGAGTAGTGGTGTCTTCAAACATTAGTCTGGTTTTAACTGGGGCTCCAGCtaaaattatttctattatCAACAAATTGACCATTTTTCTATGaaaatttttcagtctttgaaatgtcaaacacgtgaaatagtgaaaaatgtttATCACAATCCCTCAGAGCCCATGGTGTCGTTTTTTAATAACATCATTTTCCAGCCAGCAAGTATTTTGTTAATATCTACgtaaaacaaaagcagtaaaTTCTTTCACTTGGTGCTTGAACCAGTGAGTATCTGGCATTTCTGCTTGAAATTTGATGAATTAGTTATCAAAGCAGTTGCTTATTGAGCTTTTGCTGATTAAGGACAGTACTAGCCTtgtcattaatttaaaatgactactttgttggtttgtgtttttaaacagattttaagcTGATTGATCACTGAGTTGATGGAATTGAGCTCAACTGTCTCTATATTACAAcagcttttgtctgttttcttgagtaaaacatcttttaaaactAAAGTACATCTACAGAACAAGTCAAAAGTTGTGCTCAAAGAAAATTTGGCCTCAAATGTCCTGATactatttttatgttgttatttaAACAGAGCTGCTGACCTTTAGCAGCTGGCATGTCAGTTGCACCACACAAATCAAACTGAAACTAGATGAAAGCAGTAAGTTCTACGTCTTTTTGTGCGACTACACTTCTGATCCTGCAGAATAATCCCTCAGAGACAAGCATCAGAATAGATCAATGCCTCTTTTGACAATCCAGGGCCTTTTTTCTGTTACAGTGCTTTCAGATACTGAACAGAGCGAGCAGCTAGTCGCTAGGAGTCCATTCAGTCTCCATGAGAGCTGAACATCAGAGACAGTCATGACAATGACTGTCACCTTGCTGACAGTCAGGAAATCTTGGCTGCAGCACAGGTTGTGGCCAAATTGAATGTGCTGTTTGTCTTAAAGTAGaatcatacatacatattttactAGGTGGGGGATGTTCTTTGCAGTGAAAATATTATCAACTAGTTCCGTTTAGTTCTTGTGATGTATTTGCTGTAACTGCTTATtaactcatttatttatcttcTCAAGGAAACTGAATATTGTGGAgttaatttttaatgttattgAAACTATTGAAAATGGACTAAAAGTCATTTGGCAGCTTGTTTGcatttcacagttttgtttCCATAAATGCATTTCACTATTTTTGCTACAGTAAGGAGTAGTTGCTTGGAGTCAGAATGCACAGACAGACTCCTATTTTTCTGGCTAGAAAGTAGAACATGAAGTGACAGTCTCAAGGGGCGATGTTTTCACTTTGGTAGCTAAAAATATGCATCCTAGTAAAGTCCTCAGCACAATGACACTGTTTATGAATCGTTGTCACTCTATTTTGCAGACAatagacaataaaaacatacgTTCTTATGCACCTTGCTGCCTTTCCCATGAGTCTTATGGGTGGATTCATTCCCAGAGGGGACCTGTTAGTTTTCACTTTCAGGGCTGGTTCAGGTTCTTTGCTAAGAACCCTAACCCAGCAGAGACAGAGCTCACCCCTGGGGCACCGGCTCATGTTTACCACTTCACGATGTAGGCTGAACTCAGTGTTGGTGTTGGTCACGATGATGCCTTTGCACGTCTTCAGTGACATGTCACTACTGTTGTCCTCGGAGCGctcttctgttctctctctgtctgacctTCTGACATTCAAAACCCTGTTCAGGATTGACAAGTACCTGACCCCTTCACTGCATTAAAATGGTCTCACTAAATGTGCTTAGTGAGAATGGCTTTAGTCTGCTAATCCATCCTTGGAGAGGACATGTTGCATAACACACAAGCTTGGCTTCTTTCTCAGATCCAGGTGTGCTTGgtttctttttgctgtgaggaaTGTTTGTATCCAGCGTTAACACTGACATTTGTGTACACTTGGGTCCGTTACGACAAAAGATCCTCTTTTCAGCCTGCATAGCAAACGACTGTGACAAGAAATAGAAACCAGACTGCTCTTCGTCGTATTGCATATGCTGCTTTAAGTTTGCAGTTCTGTTTCAGAGAGGCTACTCATCAGTTTGGTTCAGCTCAACCCATTACGCTAACGTTTCCACAAGTTAATGCAGTCTGGAATCAGAATTTTCCCAAGAATTGGGGAAAAACTATAAAATACCACTGCAGACAGGTTATTAGCTTATGATGCTTTGGGTTTATGTATGCATGTCATCAGTCTTTCCACATCCTGTTGCATTACAACATGGACGCAGCCATCTTacagtttttataaataaagtttccAAGTACTGATGTTTTTATAGCTACACCATGTGAGCAATGTGCGGGGATGTGCAGTAAAACGTGAGCAACCGGACCTTAACACTACTGGCCATATACTCAACAGCAGTTGGCCTGTACTGAGAAAGTGTAATCAGGTCATCTCTGAAAATAATAAGTTATCAgattatgaaaaacactgtttacatGGATTTAACTTTATAGACAATGCAGGGTGTCCACCTGGCcaataaccacacacacacacacacacacacacacacagtttgccTGCAGCTGCTATCCTCAAGCTGTATGTCACACACAGtaataacaaatatatattgGATATTAATATTGATAAAGGTTTTATCACATGCTTGCTGTACTCGTAAACATTTCAGATGGTCTTCCCCTGAAGGTCCTGTCCCAGTACCCTTTTTGTCATGCTGCAAATCACTTTGTCCATTCTGGCTTCTTTGCTTTTGTATCAGCACTGTACAGTGCTTTTCTTTAATTGAGTTTTGCATGTGATTTAATATCATGTCAGACCCAGAGTCAGAGAGGGTTGTGGAGGGAAGGGCGAGAGTCTCCTTCTCAGTTGCTTGTTCAGTGTCTATATTTATTGTTGACGTGGTGGTCTTTACTTTCTGTTGATTTTTCCCTCAATAGTTAAGAAATCTCTGCAGCTTTACATACAGGTGGTGGTGTGATCTAGCTGTCATTATACTTTCTCTTATTTGTgtcttatttctattttttattgatGCTAATGTCTGTTTTTGATCTGTTATTGTCTCATGAACAACAGTATAGGCTAAACTAAACTGaactagattttttttctgcatactGATTCTACCAAAGCTACAATTTTGGCAAAGCACAAATCTGTGGGTTTGTCAGTTTGTGACAGAGCAACATTAAGGTCTTTGTTTGACCCTCTTGCAAGAAGAAAGTCCTCAGTGCCAAGGGGCTGGGCTCACGTCCACACGACTGCACCTCTGTGACACTGCACTGTCACAGTGTCCTCTCACTTCTGCTGACTCCAGTGCAACCCAAAGCTGTCCCTTGATTTGATTTGGTCTCTTCACTAAGGTTACTGGGGTCAGCCCAGCTCCCTCTGTCTCAGCCCCAGCAAGACGCAGAGCTGCATTGACAACATCAAAGCAGTAGCTGTCAATGTCTGTGTGCTGGCCAAAGGCAGAATTTAAGGGATCAGAAACGCATAATCTCTTCTTACCTTAGAAGGTATTGGttgggatgggggggggggggacaaaaaTAATGCTTGCCCTGCTTGTCCTACATGTGGCTTCAGGATTTTTCAGTCTGTAAATTGCCAAATGTCACAttgttatatttcattttaaaatactttgaATGGATATTTCAGCATGTGGACACAAATCCAAATTGCATAGTGCTTTATCACTAGTTTTAACCATACAGCATGTGATAATTACGATTAAGATTtacatgtctgcatgtttttgaaTGTGCCTTTCCTGCCTGTGATCCCTCTGGGTGCTCACTGTCCTCTGGACTCTTACTCTtattctgtctgtctccatctgACGTCTGATCTCGCTGCGTCACATGGAGGTGCTCAGCTGTCCCCCCTTCCTGAATGCCTGACCAGCTCACACTAATCTTTACACAGAGCTAAATTTAcgcactcacacatacacagataatTCTCACCTCTGTGGGGTTGTACTATaagtgtgcacacatgcaggaCACAGCATGTGAAAGAAACATGTGcaaatgtcttcttttttgttttcctcctgccCTTCTCTGTCCATGATTGTGCAGTGTTTGAATGACATTAGAATTCTGTTTAACTGGAGCGCCTACTTAATCTAAAGTTGCATGTCTGCGCTGGCTGGAGCTGAATTATGTTGTATAATACCATCCGGAAAATCCATT is a genomic window containing:
- the mrps10 gene encoding small ribosomal subunit protein uS10m — encoded protein: MAAPMALRREVLSLARILAGISHLGPRTLGACAGHRKCNVISSRLPLTSSFHTATAFSSAAPSITVADEPDTLFQKVSVLVKGHDRAVLDSYEFFATTAAKELGINISKVFEPNKHMERLTLLKSVHIFKKHRVQYEMRTHYRCIELSHLTGSTAQVYLEYIQRNLPEGVAMEVTKIAMEKVPDHILEPMWKDHPIEDKPSQ